A window of the Rhodococcus sp. 4CII genome harbors these coding sequences:
- a CDS encoding ScbR family autoregulator-binding transcription factor, translated as MVIRTQKRGQLTRTAVVHRAAEEFDRHGYIHATLQDIVDAVGVTKGGLYFHFTSKEHLARAVIDAGFTRLDQIFAERMNTQTSAAEALIEFTYALAADHHSDPTIAAAFRLVLEIGDYRGTAPTTVFDRWTQTCRELVRRAGAEGDFREDIDSDELARFLVEAAYSVRLHAGSPGPEASPAQQIPVMWRLLLPGLTDPATGQYLCQFAARRTRPTDTAAAVPHRRRRLPA; from the coding sequence ATGGTTATCCGAACCCAGAAGCGTGGACAACTCACCCGGACCGCGGTGGTGCACCGTGCGGCCGAAGAATTCGACCGTCACGGCTACATCCATGCGACATTGCAAGACATTGTCGATGCGGTGGGTGTCACCAAGGGCGGCCTCTACTTCCATTTCACCTCCAAGGAACACCTCGCGCGCGCCGTGATCGATGCGGGTTTCACCCGACTGGACCAGATCTTCGCCGAGCGGATGAACACCCAGACCAGTGCCGCCGAGGCACTGATCGAATTCACCTACGCCCTCGCCGCCGACCACCACAGCGACCCGACGATCGCGGCCGCGTTCCGGTTGGTCCTCGAGATCGGCGACTACCGCGGCACCGCACCGACCACCGTCTTCGACAGGTGGACGCAGACGTGTCGGGAGCTGGTGCGCCGAGCCGGCGCGGAGGGTGATTTCCGCGAGGACATCGACTCCGACGAGCTCGCCCGGTTCCTGGTCGAGGCGGCCTACAGTGTTCGCCTGCACGCAGGTTCCCCCGGGCCCGAGGCCAGCCCTGCACAGCAGATACCCGTGATGTGGCGGCTGCTGCTTCCGGGCCTGACCGATCCGGCGACCGGACAATACCTGTGCCAGTTCGCTGCCCGCCGCACCCGACCGACGGACACCGCCGCCGCAGTCCCTCACCGGAGGCGTCGCCTACCGGCCTGA
- a CDS encoding ferritin-like domain-containing protein, whose protein sequence is MSTLDTTTLLTQLRTVLDLTNTEIQVADTRIGQARTEAVRRELSENADNARARAEAVDAAIRELGGVPELIGPFLGRAAAAVKTMVEQAQPFDEALLGDLSLEHQLLDRARYLKALAITAQQPDVVALAERLITAHSATVDWLSTVLAEDALGGPAALRRTPLQAATGTAVKLVNLPVSWSTRGLDRALDTVRTTPPALSELLARGAHAGDVAVKTLTASRDAALETAEQVTRREGADTAADALHSVRTATGVLAPEELPIDDYDDLNVTQAVAAVKELTEPADVRAIVAYEEANKNRQGVVSAAQTRLAAIAQEVTGLR, encoded by the coding sequence ATGAGCACACTCGACACCACCACCTTGTTGACCCAGTTACGTACCGTCCTCGACCTGACCAACACCGAAATCCAGGTCGCCGACACCCGGATCGGGCAGGCCCGCACCGAGGCGGTGCGCCGGGAGTTGTCCGAGAACGCCGACAACGCCCGGGCCCGGGCGGAGGCCGTCGACGCCGCGATCCGCGAACTCGGCGGCGTCCCCGAGCTGATCGGCCCCTTCCTCGGCCGGGCCGCCGCCGCGGTCAAGACCATGGTCGAGCAGGCCCAACCGTTCGACGAAGCCCTGCTCGGTGACCTGAGCCTCGAGCATCAACTGCTCGACCGCGCCCGCTATCTCAAAGCCCTCGCGATCACCGCCCAGCAGCCCGACGTGGTGGCCTTGGCGGAGCGGCTGATCACCGCGCACTCGGCGACGGTGGACTGGCTGAGCACCGTCCTGGCCGAGGACGCCCTCGGTGGCCCGGCGGCGCTGCGCCGCACCCCGCTGCAGGCCGCCACCGGGACCGCGGTGAAGTTGGTCAACCTTCCGGTGTCCTGGTCGACCCGCGGCCTGGACCGGGCCCTGGACACCGTCCGCACCACCCCACCGGCGCTGAGCGAGCTGCTCGCCCGCGGCGCGCACGCCGGCGATGTCGCCGTCAAAACCCTCACCGCCTCCCGCGATGCCGCCCTGGAAACCGCCGAGCAGGTCACCCGCCGCGAAGGAGCGGACACCGCCGCCGACGCCTTGCACTCGGTCCGCACCGCCACCGGCGTCCTCGCACCGGAGGAGTTGCCGATCGACGACTACGACGACCTCAACGTCACTCAGGCCGTGGCCGCGGTCAAGGAACTCACCGAGCCTGCGGACGTGCGGGCGATCGTGGCGTACGAGGAGGCCAACAAGAACCGGCAGGGGGTGGTCTCCGCCGCCCAGACCCGCCTGGCCGCGATCGCCCAGGAAGTCACCGGCCTCCGCTGA
- a CDS encoding TetR/AcrR family transcriptional regulator, with protein MPRLSEDVRRAQLVESALIVAETGGLDSVTARAVAQEAGVSLGLLHFRFESMDELVTAMGESLIVQLSESLQAGFGHIRDAQELRGLSGLRQLLAVGIGGMWPIIAATPGRQLLTYEITAHSLRRAATERTPAAAVAAGQYRTMDHEAAVFLDACAEITGVRWRTPAADVARFALAALDGLVLRWLVDRDDDAITAALDDLARIITAKATEIPGSDTPGPVPS; from the coding sequence ATGCCGAGACTTTCCGAGGACGTCCGCCGCGCTCAGCTCGTCGAATCGGCGTTGATCGTCGCCGAAACGGGCGGCCTGGACTCGGTCACCGCCCGCGCGGTCGCCCAGGAGGCCGGGGTTTCGCTCGGTCTGCTGCACTTTCGTTTCGAGAGCATGGACGAGCTCGTCACCGCCATGGGTGAAAGTCTGATTGTGCAGCTCAGCGAGTCGCTGCAGGCCGGGTTCGGTCACATCCGGGATGCGCAGGAACTCCGCGGACTGTCCGGGTTGCGGCAACTGCTGGCCGTCGGGATCGGCGGGATGTGGCCGATCATCGCGGCCACCCCGGGGCGTCAATTGCTGACCTACGAGATCACCGCCCATTCGTTGCGGCGCGCCGCGACCGAACGGACCCCCGCCGCTGCCGTCGCCGCCGGCCAATACCGGACGATGGACCACGAGGCCGCCGTGTTCCTCGACGCCTGCGCCGAGATCACCGGCGTGCGCTGGAGAACTCCCGCTGCCGACGTCGCCCGGTTCGCCCTGGCCGCACTGGACGGATTGGTGCTGCGCTGGCTCGTCGACCGCGACGACGACGCGATCACCGCCGCCCTCGACGATCTCGCGCGCATCATCACCGCCAAGGCCACCGAAATACCGGGCTCGGACACCCCCGGCCCGGTGCCCTCCTGA
- a CDS encoding DUF3887 domain-containing protein has protein sequence MDTIAGSGARRRSPVIIALVILGIVGALMLAGACGTNTHTPEEMSAPLATEPATATADAEETTAPAVTESTTATVVSDDDQLALETLDAIVQGDFESATARFDDVLHQNLPADMLESSWSTYQEQFGSYQSHADPQDTARGQITVVSVPLQMEYAPGEFRVSFDQDQKIAGLYFLEAGVPIP, from the coding sequence GTGGACACCATCGCCGGCAGCGGCGCCCGGCGCCGATCACCGGTCATCATCGCCCTGGTGATCCTCGGGATTGTCGGAGCGCTGATGCTGGCGGGCGCCTGCGGAACGAACACCCATACTCCGGAGGAGATGAGCGCACCCCTTGCCACCGAACCGGCAACAGCGACCGCGGACGCGGAGGAAACAACCGCACCCGCGGTGACCGAGTCGACCACCGCCACCGTAGTGAGCGACGACGACCAACTCGCGCTGGAGACCCTCGATGCCATCGTGCAAGGCGACTTCGAGTCTGCCACCGCGCGTTTCGATGATGTCCTGCACCAGAATCTGCCCGCCGACATGCTCGAATCGAGCTGGTCCACCTATCAGGAGCAGTTCGGCAGCTACCAGTCACACGCAGACCCGCAGGACACCGCCCGGGGGCAGATCACCGTGGTCAGCGTGCCCCTGCAGATGGAATACGCGCCAGGCGAGTTCCGTGTGAGCTTCGATCAGGACCAGAAAATCGCGGGGCTGTACTTCCTCGAGGCGGGTGTTCCGATTCCGTGA